The sequence TGCAGAATCCGTCTTTGCAGACCTGGATAATACCTTTATTTTATGTTTTTCTTTCAGGTGACGAGCAATCGCACCGCCTACAAAACCGGAAGCTCCTGTGATGAATAGATTCATATCCTCTCCAGAATTCAATTTTCCATTGGAAAGTTTTGGAAGTATACCAGAAAATCCGAAAGTCGTTGACCTTTAGCGGTTTTAAAAAGAGAATTCTACACATTCTTTTTAGGTGCAGAAGAATATGGGTCTTTATCAGAAATATTATGTTTTTATTCTATTAAACCTATTTTTAATTTCAAACTCTCAAGCATCGGAAGAAATTCCCAAAACCGGAACTTCTGAAAAAAGAAAACAAAAATTCGAACTATTATTAAAGAGGCAAACTTACAGTTTTATTCCATATAATTTCACTTCTTATTCCGAAAAAACGAATCCGAATGAATCCATAGAAACAAACCATTTACAACAAAATCAAAAGGTATTAGTTCCGGCGGTTTTCAGTTATGAAAATTACGAAAAAAATTACAAAGCTGAGATCTCTTATTACGAAGTAGAATTGGTAAATCCGAATTCGAATGTGATTAGATCCAATTCTACAGGTTTATCGGCAGAAAGGTTCTATTATTCTCCTTTAGCAAGATCCGAATTTGAAACAAATTTTTATAAAATCATTTCTCTGATCCAAAATTGGAATTTATATTTAGGCGGAGGACTCCGCAATATCAACAAGTATACCTACGGCAAATACATGTTAGACGGTGCTTTCCAGGAATATTTTTATACGTACGGTCCTCAAGTTTCCCTCCAATCTTCTTATCAATTTGCAGAAAATTTTTCCGCAAATATAAGTTTGGATGTATTTTATACAGAAGGAACTAGATTTTTTAAAACCCCTATCATTTCTCCGGATACATTGGTTTTTACGAATGGAAGCGCAGGCACTAGGGGGATTTTCAGAGGATTTGAGTCGGAAATTTCTCTCCAATACAAGTTTCATGAGAATATGAGATTTCATTTGGGATACAACCAAATTTCCTCTTATTTTAGTTACTTACATTTCGATCAATGGAATTTACATTATAATTTTTCTTCACCTTCTTCTATCTCTATCAGCAATGGATCTAGATCTGGAAACTATGAGATTTTAAGAGGATTCTTCTTGGGCTTTTCAGTATTTTTTTAAAAACATTCTTATGCAAATTTCTATACAGGTTTCAAGCGGAGAATAAACTGGAGACCAGATATTAGGATGAGATCATCTATCTTTCATTTACTATTTCTCCTGGTATTTATGGGATGTTCTCAAAAAACCGAGGTCTATTCTCCGCAAGCAAAGGATGGGATTTTAGATCTGAGAGATTGGGATAGAGATCGTTTCTTTACCGTTGCCTTAGACGGAGATTGGGAATTTGCAGACGGAGTCTTAGATCCTGAAACTTTCACAAAAGATGGATTCATTTCCGTCCCAGGCGCTTGGAATTCGTTCGCAAAAAATGGCATCCGACATGAAGGAGAAGGTTTAGGAACTTATAAACTTACGGTTCTATTGGACAAACCGGTAAAAGATCTAGCCTTCCAAATTGGAGATGTTTCCACAGCATTCAAACTTTTCCTAAACGGAAAATTACTCATCGAGAATGGAAAGATAGGAAGCTCCAGAGATCAGATGCTTCCTTCTTATAAACATCCGATCGTACTCATAGACGAAGAATCCAAAGAACTAAAACTCATATTACAAATATCGAATTTTTATCATGTAACCGGCGGACTCCGTAAATCTATTAAATTGGGAAATACGTTAGCGGTATTCGAAGAGAAAAAAAGGCAGGTTGCACTTGGTTGGGTAGTTTTCGGCGCCACCTTCTTCATGGGCCTGTATCATTTGATTCTATTTTTAATGAGAAGAGTGGATAAATCCGCCCTTTGGTTTGGACTATTCTGCATCGATCTAAGTATCCGAGGCTTTTTTACAGGATCCGTCTTTATATACGAAGTTACTCCCGATTCCTTTTGGGTTTACATCCATAAACTGGATATCCTGACCTTCGTCTTGGCTCTTCCTTTATTTTCAGTTTTCCTAAAAGCGGTATTCCCTGACGAAAAATTCCATTATTATTTTAACAATATATTTATAAGTGTCAGCCTTGTATTTTTCATTCTCGTTCTTGTGCTTCCTTCTACAGAATACATGAATTATATCAGAATCTTCCAAGGTTTTGTAGGCGTAAGCATACTTTACTTTTTTGTAATGATCACTCTTTGCATTTTCAGAAAAAGAGAAGGTTCCATTTTATTTGCCGTAGGCTCCCTGATTTTATTTCTAACCACGTTAAATGATATCTTAAATCAAAGTTTGTTAATCAAAGCGGAATATATAGCAAGCTGGGGACTTCTCGCATTCTTATTCTCCCAGACAGTAATGCTTTCCGTTCGATTCTCCAATGCTTTCGTCAGATTGGAAGAGCTCCAAAAATCTTTAGAACATAAAGTGACGGAAAGAACTAAACAGCTTGCAGAAGCGAAACATATTGCGGAAGAGGCAAACTCACTTAAGGACACATTTCTGTCCTTGGTCACTCATGACCTGAGATCTCCTATCACAACAGTGATAGGCATTTTACAATTGATCAAAAACGATTATAAACAATTGGACGATGGATCATTATTAGAATGGATTTCCAGGGCGGAATACACTT is a genomic window of Leptospira neocaledonica containing:
- a CDS encoding sensor histidine kinase yields the protein MRSSIFHLLFLLVFMGCSQKTEVYSPQAKDGILDLRDWDRDRFFTVALDGDWEFADGVLDPETFTKDGFISVPGAWNSFAKNGIRHEGEGLGTYKLTVLLDKPVKDLAFQIGDVSTAFKLFLNGKLLIENGKIGSSRDQMLPSYKHPIVLIDEESKELKLILQISNFYHVTGGLRKSIKLGNTLAVFEEKKRQVALGWVVFGATFFMGLYHLILFLMRRVDKSALWFGLFCIDLSIRGFFTGSVFIYEVTPDSFWVYIHKLDILTFVLALPLFSVFLKAVFPDEKFHYYFNNIFISVSLVFFILVLVLPSTEYMNYIRIFQGFVGVSILYFFVMITLCIFRKREGSILFAVGSLILFLTTLNDILNQSLLIKAEYIASWGLLAFLFSQTVMLSVRFSNAFVRLEELQKSLEHKVTERTKQLAEAKHIAEEANSLKDTFLSLVTHDLRSPITTVIGILQLIKNDYKQLDDGSLLEWISRAEYTSSQSLEMIATLLDLNRLKSGSFPLDNNLIYVYPEVEGVLAKLIPQAEAKKIHIINEIPNDIKLNVDRTLFAEIFINLVSNSIKFCRENDTIRVGFSNEKNDPEFFVADTGIGMPKDMIPNLFLTEIKSTRLGTKNESGTGLGLPLVYSIIKAYNGKISVESDERNGSKFTFCIPRI
- a CDS encoding LA_2444/LA_4059 family outer membrane protein: MGLYQKYYVFILLNLFLISNSQASEEIPKTGTSEKRKQKFELLLKRQTYSFIPYNFTSYSEKTNPNESIETNHLQQNQKVLVPAVFSYENYEKNYKAEISYYEVELVNPNSNVIRSNSTGLSAERFYYSPLARSEFETNFYKIISLIQNWNLYLGGGLRNINKYTYGKYMLDGAFQEYFYTYGPQVSLQSSYQFAENFSANISLDVFYTEGTRFFKTPIISPDTLVFTNGSAGTRGIFRGFESEISLQYKFHENMRFHLGYNQISSYFSYLHFDQWNLHYNFSSPSSISISNGSRSGNYEILRGFFLGFSVFF